A segment of the Candidatus Schekmanbacteria bacterium genome:
TATCGGTCATATCAACACAATTCATTTTCTTGAAAATCAAATCGAACTTATCTCTCAATTCACCCATAATAGCATTCAAGTTATCTTTTGGAAGGGACCAAACCTCCTTTTTATGTGGACCAAAACCTTTCTTCCTTGTTTTATAAATGAACTGCTCATGTGTTTGCGAATCCTTCTTTTCGGAGCTGAACTTTTCGACGATAGTTTGATAAATCTTCTCTCTCAAATCAGCAGGGAAACTCTTGCTGTCATAGATAATATTTTGAAATCCTGTTGCAAGATGGACTTCCAGAGTTTCTCTTTCAGGAAAGTGTCCAAAAGCGTCCTCAGGAAGAGTTGAAGCGCCGTGTTGGACAGCGCCCCCTAAACCGTATTCTTCGCGCGCTATCTTCGATAGTGTCCCAAGAGTATCCAAATCTAATTTTACTTCGGCAATCGTTCCATCAGGAAGAGGGACTCCTCCATGGCTGGTCCCTGTTTGGACACTTATTTTTGATATACCAGCATAGTTTTTATTATATCCTTCAAGGCATTTTTTATATCCATCAAGGTATGCGCGAAGCTCTTCTGGTGTGCTGTTTTTCTTTCCCACTTCACCAATTTCACCGCCAACAGATATTGTTATACCCTCCGGTTCAAGCTCTCTTATGAATGCAGTGAGCTCTGCAGTGATTTCATAGTTGAGGCGCTGTTGTTCATCGATAGTTTCTTTTGAGAGGTCAACAAGAGTAGATGAATCGATATCGATGTTATAAAATCCTGCTTCTATTGATTCCTTGATCAAGTCCTTAAGTTTTGAAATTTCGCCTTCCCTATCCTTTTGGAAGTTTGAGGCGTTTACCTGATAATGGTCCCCTTGCAGAAAAACAGGGCCTTTATAATTTTCCTTTATGGCAGCGGCAAGCACACATGCTGCATACTCTGATGGCCTTTGAAATGTATATCCAATTTCACTTTTTGCAATTTCGAAAATATAGGCAGTTGAGTTGTTTGCTCGACCAGTTTTTATTATTTCTCTTGCTACATCGTAAGTAAGCACTCGTATGTTTATAGCAGGCACGGTCTTCTTTTGATAGCGATTCTGAGCCCTTGCCATATAGAGTCCCTGAATGGATGATGGATAAATACCGAGAGATTGTGCCGCTTCTCGGATAATCCAGCGACAAAGAGCTTTTTCTTTTTCTCCTTCATTGAAGACTGCATTCTGAACCAGCAAATCTATTCCAGATTCTCTTAGTTCATCCTCATTTACAACATTTACATTGTCCCCGTCGATTGTGATGAAATTTTTAATCTTATTCTCGAGTTCTTGATAGTTTAAAAGTTCCATAACGCCTCCTACACTTTAAATGTTATATTAAATTATTCCTCGATTATCGTTACGTAGTGTGTCATACCTTTGCTTTCGATTAAAAAGAGTATCCCTTCTGCAAGGTCTGCCTTGCCAATTTCTCGTTCAAAATCATCAACATTTTCAATGGGTTTTCTATTGACTTCTCTTATAATGTCTCCTCTTCTAATTCCTGCACGGTAAGCAGTGCTTCCTCTTTCAACCCGGGAAACTACAACGCCCTTCGTATTGGTTACATCGAGCTGGCGGGCGATTTCTGGAGTGATGTTTTCAACTGTAATGCCAATCTTTTCTTCAGTACTTTTGGATTTTGCAGATACTACGCCTTCTTCCGGGTATTCCCCAAGTACTACTGTTACAGTTTTTTCTTTGCCATCTCTAACAAGTTTTACCTTTACTTTTGTACCCGGTGGTGTAGATGCCGCCTTCATTGACAAGTCTCTTGAATCCTTTACCTTTTGTCCATTGAATTCAATTATTATATCTCCTCGTTTTATCCCTGCTTTTTCTGCAGGGCTGTCTTTTGTTACCTGTCCCACAAGAGCTCCCTCTTTGCTCTCTCTGCCAAACTGTTTTGCAAGGTTTTCATCAAGTGTTTGCACAAGCAAGCCAAGCCATCCTCTTGTTACTTTACCTTTTTCTTTCAGCTGTATGAGAATATTTTTGGCAAGATTTATCGGGATAGAAAAACCTATGCCTATATTCCCCGGACTGCCAAAACCCCCATTGGGTGAAAAGATAGCAGTATTGATTCCAACGACATTTCCTTCCATATCAACGAGAGGTCCGCCGCTGTTTCCGGGGTTGATTGACGCATCTGTTTGTATAAAGTCATCATAAGGTCCCGCGCCGATTACTCGCTCCTTTGCGCTTACGATACCGGCTGTAACGGTTCTTTCCAGACCAAAAGGATTTCCGATTGCTATTACCCAGTCGCCTACGCGCAATTTATCTGAATCTCCCAGAGTCACGACAGGCAGTTTGTGGTCTGGCTCAATTTTTATAAGGGCAATATCGGTTTTGGCGTCTTTGCCTATGACTTCCGCTGTATATTCTTTGCCGTCTGATAATTTTACCCTTATTTTATCTGCTTTATCTACAACATGATTATTGGTTACGATGTAGCCGTCTTCATTAATTATGAAGCCTGAGCCGAGGGATTGCTGTCTGTATTCCTTTGGCATATCAGGCCCGAAGAAATGGTCGAAGAAATCGTCGCCAAAAAAATCTTTGAATGGAGAATCTTTGAAAGGGTTGAATCCACCGCTTCTTCTTGTTTTTATCACTCTGTCAGTGCTGATATTTACAACAGCATCCTTTACCTTGTCTGCTACATCTGCAAAGGTTGTAGGGATGAAATAATGGCTTTCTTCTTTAGGTTTTGCCTTTTTTTCTTTCTTTTCTTTTTCAATCCAGAATTTTTGCCCTGTTGAAGCAGATTTCAGTCCCAAGGCATTTTCAATTTTTGCAATATCCTGTTTAAATTCGATGTCTCCGGCAAAGTAAATGCATGCCACTGCAATTATTAACAGTATAAGAATAATTTTTTTCCTGAATTCCATTTTTATGCCTCCTGTTTTTTGTTTATAGAAAGATCTATCTTTGGATTGCCGGTTATAGTATTATGGATAAGGCAATGTTCTGCAACTCTTAAGATGGCTTTTTCTCGTGCTTTGTAGCTTTCA
Coding sequences within it:
- a CDS encoding aldolase — translated: MELLNYQELENKIKNFITIDGDNVNVVNEDELRESGIDLLVQNAVFNEGEKEKALCRWIIREAAQSLGIYPSSIQGLYMARAQNRYQKKTVPAINIRVLTYDVAREIIKTGRANNSTAYIFEIAKSEIGYTFQRPSEYAACVLAAAIKENYKGPVFLQGDHYQVNASNFQKDREGEISKLKDLIKESIEAGFYNIDIDSSTLVDLSKETIDEQQRLNYEITAELTAFIRELEPEGITISVGGEIGEVGKKNSTPEELRAYLDGYKKCLEGYNKNYAGISKISVQTGTSHGGVPLPDGTIAEVKLDLDTLGTLSKIAREEYGLGGAVQHGASTLPEDAFGHFPERETLEVHLATGFQNIIYDSKSFPADLREKIYQTIVEKFSSEKKDSQTHEQFIYKTRKKGFGPHKKEVWSLPKDNLNAIMGELRDKFDLIFKKMNCVDMTDIVNETIKTVRVKAKKPV
- a CDS encoding DegQ family serine endoprotease; the encoded protein is MEFRKKIILILLIIAVACIYFAGDIEFKQDIAKIENALGLKSASTGQKFWIEKEKKEKKAKPKEESHYFIPTTFADVADKVKDAVVNISTDRVIKTRRSGGFNPFKDSPFKDFFGDDFFDHFFGPDMPKEYRQQSLGSGFIINEDGYIVTNNHVVDKADKIRVKLSDGKEYTAEVIGKDAKTDIALIKIEPDHKLPVVTLGDSDKLRVGDWVIAIGNPFGLERTVTAGIVSAKERVIGAGPYDDFIQTDASINPGNSGGPLVDMEGNVVGINTAIFSPNGGFGSPGNIGIGFSIPINLAKNILIQLKEKGKVTRGWLGLLVQTLDENLAKQFGRESKEGALVGQVTKDSPAEKAGIKRGDIIIEFNGQKVKDSRDLSMKAASTPPGTKVKVKLVRDGKEKTVTVVLGEYPEEGVVSAKSKSTEEKIGITVENITPEIARQLDVTNTKGVVVSRVERGSTAYRAGIRRGDIIREVNRKPIENVDDFEREIGKADLAEGILFLIESKGMTHYVTIIEE